A segment of the Romboutsia sp. 13368 genome:
TGATAAACTTATTAAGTAAATTAAAAGGAGTATTCTATTTTAATAAAATAGATACTCCTTATCCTATATTACTGGGTATCGTATAGTTTTCATTATTTTCTAATGTAGATAGAAACTCTTCTGGATTTTTGATAATCCATAGCTTTTTATTTCTAGTTAACTTCTTTATATAGTATTCTAATTTCATAGCATTACTTTTAGAATTAGCTATAAAATAAGCTTCTAATTTTTTAAATCCTTTAACCTTTGTATATTTGCAGTTTATACCACTTTCATGTTCTTTCATACGTCTATTTATATCTGTAGTATATCCTGTATATAAAGAATCATCTTTGCATCTTATTATATATGTAAAATACATCCTTTTCTCCTCTATTATAAAATAGAGTGTATAGCAGATAAATTCCCAATACACNNNNNNNNNNNNNNNNNTCATACTTAACTTATCAAAAGACAAGCACCTACTTTCTAACGAAAGGAGGTGGAAAGTATGGAAATTGCAACAATATATTACNACAAATAATCCTACAACTAAAAGATTAGCAGGAAGTATTGATAAACTTAAATTTACAGTTGAATCAACTCCTCCCATAGCCTTAGCTACACCAGAAAATCCTCCTGCAAGTAAAAATATTACAATCATTAATATAATGTTAGAGTCTCCTGCACCTTTACAAAATACATCTATCTTATCTTGTAATTTTGCATTTTTATTTGAAAATAATGCTACTGCTGCTGATATTAAAAATGCTACTACTACTGGCATTTTATAAAAATCTCCAGTTATAATTCCACTTCCTACAAATAGTACTAAAAATACTAGAAGCGGTAATAAGGCAAATGGATTACCTTTTTTGATTTGTTCTTTCATAAAAATCTCCTTTCTTATACTTCTCATACGTAATATATAATCTGCTTAATTTTATATTATAAAAGCCTAAGTATAATAACTTAGGCTCAAAAAGCATAATTATACTTATCTATCAGTAATATACTGCAGGATTTAGCACCCGTATAAATATACTGGTTGCTGGGCTTCATAGGGCCAGTCCCTCCACCTCTCT
Coding sequences within it:
- a CDS encoding GIY-YIG nuclease family protein codes for the protein MYFTYIIRCKDDSLYTGYTTDINRRMKEHESGINCKYTKVKGFKKLEAYFIANSKSNAMKLEYYIKKLTRNKKLWIIKNPEEFLSTLENNENYTIPSNIG